In a genomic window of Myotis daubentonii chromosome X, mMyoDau2.1, whole genome shotgun sequence:
- the PRDX4 gene encoding peroxiredoxin-4 isoform X2 gives MEALGLPPAAKTSAPSRSFRLLLLPLLLFLLLAQTLRGLEAEERPRTREEECHFYAGGQVYPGEASRVSAADHSLHLSKAKISKPAPYWEGTAVINGEFKELKLTDYHGKYLVFFFYPLDFTFVCPTEIIAFGDRIEEFRSINTEVVACSVDSQFTHLAWINTPRRQGGLGPIKIPLLSDLTHQIAKDYGVYLEDSGHTLRGLFIIDDKGILRQITLNDLPVGRSVDETLRLVQAFQYTDKHGEVCPAGWKPGSETIKPEDAMKAWWPREEL, from the exons ATGGAGGCGCTGGGGCTGCCGCCAGCCGCGAAGACTTCAGCCCCCAGCCGGAGCttccggctgctgctgctgccactactgCTGTTCCTGCTGCTGGCCCAGACTCTGCGGGGCTTGGAGGCAGAGGAGAGGCCCCGAACCCGTGAAGAGGAGTGCCACTTCTACGCGGGGGGACAAGTGTACCCGGGGGAGGCGTCCCGAGTTTCGGCCGCCGACCACTCCCTGCACCTCAGCAAAGCCAAGA tttccAAGCCAGCACCTTATTGGGAAGGAACCGCTGTGATAAATGGAGAATTTAAGGAGCTCAAGTTAACTGATTATCATGGAAAATACCTGGTTTTTTTCTTCTACCCACTTGATTT cACTTTTGTGTGTCCAACTGAAATTATTGCCTTTGGTGATAGAATTGAAGAATTCAGATCCATAAACACTGAAGTGGTGGCATGCTCTGTCGATTCACAGTTTACCCATTTGGCCTG GATTAACACCCCTCGAAGACAAGGAGGACTTGGACCAATAAAGATTCCACTTCTTTCAGATTTGACCCATCAGATTGCAAAGGACTATGGCGTATATCTGGAAGATTCAGGCCACACTCTTAG AGGTCTCTTCATTATTGATGACAAAGGGATCCTAAGACAGATTACTCTCAATGACCTTCCTGTGGGCAGATCAGTGGATGAGACCCTGCGTTTGGTTCAAGCATTCCAATACACTGATAAACATGGAGAAG TCTGCCCTGCTGGCTGGAAACCTGGTAGTGAAACA ATCAAACCAGAAGATGCCATGAAAGCCTGGTGGCCGAGAGAAGAGCT
- the PRDX4 gene encoding peroxiredoxin-4 isoform X1 yields MEALGLPPAAKTSAPSRSFRLLLLPLLLFLLLAQTLRGLEAEERPRTREEECHFYAGGQVYPGEASRVSAADHSLHLSKAKISKPAPYWEGTAVINGEFKELKLTDYHGKYLVFFFYPLDFTFVCPTEIIAFGDRIEEFRSINTEVVACSVDSQFTHLAWINTPRRQGGLGPIKIPLLSDLTHQIAKDYGVYLEDSGHTLRGLFIIDDKGILRQITLNDLPVGRSVDETLRLVQAFQYTDKHGEVCPAGWKPGSETIIPDPAGKLKYFDKLN; encoded by the exons ATGGAGGCGCTGGGGCTGCCGCCAGCCGCGAAGACTTCAGCCCCCAGCCGGAGCttccggctgctgctgctgccactactgCTGTTCCTGCTGCTGGCCCAGACTCTGCGGGGCTTGGAGGCAGAGGAGAGGCCCCGAACCCGTGAAGAGGAGTGCCACTTCTACGCGGGGGGACAAGTGTACCCGGGGGAGGCGTCCCGAGTTTCGGCCGCCGACCACTCCCTGCACCTCAGCAAAGCCAAGA tttccAAGCCAGCACCTTATTGGGAAGGAACCGCTGTGATAAATGGAGAATTTAAGGAGCTCAAGTTAACTGATTATCATGGAAAATACCTGGTTTTTTTCTTCTACCCACTTGATTT cACTTTTGTGTGTCCAACTGAAATTATTGCCTTTGGTGATAGAATTGAAGAATTCAGATCCATAAACACTGAAGTGGTGGCATGCTCTGTCGATTCACAGTTTACCCATTTGGCCTG GATTAACACCCCTCGAAGACAAGGAGGACTTGGACCAATAAAGATTCCACTTCTTTCAGATTTGACCCATCAGATTGCAAAGGACTATGGCGTATATCTGGAAGATTCAGGCCACACTCTTAG AGGTCTCTTCATTATTGATGACAAAGGGATCCTAAGACAGATTACTCTCAATGACCTTCCTGTGGGCAGATCAGTGGATGAGACCCTGCGTTTGGTTCAAGCATTCCAATACACTGATAAACATGGAGAAG TCTGCCCTGCTGGCTGGAAACCTGGTAGTGAAACA